In Devosia beringensis, a single window of DNA contains:
- a CDS encoding TIGR02186 family protein produces the protein MTRLLVALLLSLLLALPASAERLVSQLSNESIEITSSFDGERMTFFGSIAPDAGSEQKFVTGPFHVVVVVLGPTQDRVAREKTHNFGIWLNTDRVEFDNFPSYLQVLSSGRLTDITDVTTLTANGILPEAYTLAASTADWWKTEIFSRELVRLMGEEGLFGIQENGVNFLSDNFYSARLTLPSNAPPGPYVALTFVFKNGEVIARKSEGFSVRKIGFERFLALSAVQQPLLYGLICVLLALFTGWLGGALFKR, from the coding sequence TTGACCCGCCTGCTTGTCGCCCTCCTGCTCTCGCTGCTGCTGGCCCTGCCGGCCAGTGCCGAGCGCCTGGTCTCCCAGCTGTCCAATGAAAGCATCGAGATCACCTCGAGCTTTGACGGCGAGCGGATGACCTTCTTCGGCTCGATCGCCCCCGATGCCGGTTCCGAGCAGAAATTTGTCACCGGACCTTTCCATGTGGTGGTTGTCGTCCTCGGCCCCACCCAGGATCGGGTGGCGCGCGAAAAGACCCACAATTTCGGCATCTGGCTCAATACCGACCGCGTCGAGTTCGACAATTTTCCGAGCTACCTGCAGGTGCTCTCGAGCGGCCGCCTCACCGATATCACCGATGTCACCACGCTGACCGCCAACGGCATCCTGCCTGAAGCCTATACCCTGGCCGCCAGCACGGCCGACTGGTGGAAGACCGAGATCTTCAGCCGCGAACTGGTGCGGCTGATGGGCGAGGAAGGCCTGTTCGGCATCCAGGAAAACGGCGTCAATTTCCTCTCCGACAATTTCTACTCCGCCCGCCTGACCCTGCCCAGCAATGCCCCGCCCGGTCCCTATGTGGCGCTGACCTTTGTGTTCAAGAATGGCGAGGTCATTGCGCGCAAGTCGGAAGGCTTCTCGGTGCGCAAGATCGGCTTTGAACGCTTCCTGGCCCTGTCCGCCGTGCAGCAGCCGCTGCTCTATGGCCTGATCTGCGTGCTGCTGGCGCTGTTTACCGGCTGGCTCGGCGGCGCGCTGTTCAAGCGCTGA
- a CDS encoding sulfite exporter TauE/SafE family protein, with protein sequence MQIYLPIAELSMNLFFLVGIGGAVGFLSGLFGVGGGFLLTPLLIFSGVPASVAVASVTGQVVAASTSGALSHYRRGGIDLHLALYLVASGIVGAVFGVAAFDLLRSAGQLDFVISLGFLVLLGSVGTLMLVESTRSLLKSRKGVVVRERLPNQHNWIHGLPWRVRFKKSRLYISVLPVLVIGVFIGFVGSLLGIGGGFIMVPALVYLLRVPGSVVIGTSLAQVVAMMAATTMLHAVQSQSVDILLAFCLMVGGTVGAQFGAAAGKQLRGEQLRGLLALLVLAVAIRFGFSLILTPADVFSTEVLGGAN encoded by the coding sequence TTGCAGATCTATCTGCCGATCGCCGAGCTTTCGATGAACCTCTTCTTTCTCGTGGGGATCGGAGGGGCGGTCGGATTCCTGTCTGGCCTGTTCGGCGTCGGCGGTGGCTTTCTGCTGACGCCGCTCTTGATTTTTTCCGGCGTGCCGGCCTCGGTGGCGGTGGCCTCGGTAACCGGCCAGGTCGTGGCCGCTTCGACCTCGGGCGCCCTCAGCCATTACCGGCGCGGCGGCATCGATCTGCACCTGGCGCTTTATCTGGTGGCCTCGGGCATTGTCGGCGCCGTGTTCGGCGTGGCCGCGTTCGACCTGCTGCGGTCTGCCGGCCAGCTCGATTTTGTCATTTCGCTGGGTTTTCTGGTCCTGCTCGGCTCTGTCGGCACGCTCATGCTGGTCGAATCCACACGCTCCCTGCTGAAGTCGCGCAAGGGCGTCGTCGTGCGCGAGCGACTGCCCAACCAGCACAACTGGATCCACGGCCTGCCTTGGCGCGTGCGCTTCAAGAAATCGCGCCTCTATATCAGCGTCCTGCCGGTGCTGGTCATCGGCGTGTTCATCGGCTTTGTCGGTTCGCTGCTCGGCATTGGCGGTGGCTTCATCATGGTGCCGGCTTTGGTCTATCTGCTGCGCGTGCCGGGCAGCGTCGTCATCGGCACCTCGCTGGCCCAGGTTGTGGCCATGATGGCCGCCACCACCATGCTGCACGCCGTCCAGAGCCAGAGCGTCGATATCCTGCTGGCCTTCTGCCTGATGGTGGGCGGTACCGTGGGCGCCCAGTTCGGCGCCGCGGCCGGCAAGCAGCTGCGCGGCGAACAGCTGCGCGGCCTGCTGGCTTTGCTGGTGCTGGCAGTGGCGATCCGCTTTGGTTTCTCGCTGATCCTGACCCCGGCCGATGTTTTCAGCACGGAAGTGCTGGGCGGTGCCAATTGA